The segment aaagtgtcccaaggttttttcccattccgttaccattttttcatacattttgtacatatggcggtaacgaaatggaaggtttgaaaaatgtatggaaatcttgggacattctTTTCCTATCAatatcgaaagacctcgcgcgtaagaaatacccatgttacaaaaaagtggggtggacatctttgaaaaaaatggcccgttggctataataaacatttctatgataaacatattatgatagtggactatcggcctaacgAGCGCGTACAGTACATGTCTACACAACCGCAATCGATGTGCACAGGCCTTATAATTAAATAACTATAAATTTATGGCCTCAACCCTTTAATCGGTAGCGGCAACATACTTGCCATCacacttaaaacaaaaacgcatcTCTACCTATTATAAGAATTACAGTTCAAAACCGAATGAGTAGAACAAACGCCAAAATCGTTAAAGGGTTAACACTGTTAACAGTGTGTTGTGCCATAGGTTTGGATAACTTATTGTACCTATTTGGAGTGAGTTGTATTAGATTGGCATATGAGgaatgttatttatttgtaatataAAGTCAATACATGTCTGTGATGTGATTAATGTAAGAAACCAGCATTTGGGAGCGTATTAAACGTATTTACTAAGATACTGTGTCTTATTTCCATACCCATAGGTGTTTTTAAATGAAACGATGTCTTAAGAGCAATAACAATCCGTACTTTATTTCAAAGTGAAGAGTTTCAAAAACAAGAGTAAAAAAACTTTACAAAATATCATAAAATGCAAGAAAAAAAGCAACTTTCACTTATTATTAGATTCAGTAAATCAATCAACTCTTTAATCGATAATAATATCAACATAATCCTCAAAAACCTAACTGACAGaaaccataataaaaaaaatttgtagcTTTAATGGTTTCATTACGATTaagaaatcgtcactacttttaaaaaaacttgtatcttcgtctgtcaatgaaaagaaaattgtagtaagtatgtatggaatgcatatagacttactgcgttttaacttttaaaagtagtgacgaaatacgtactatcagctgcaaaagtgcatggagaaattatgaacgaattcattgataaattcgccatgcacttctGTAGCTGATAGTCCATCACGTCCAGGTAACTTTAAAGAGAAGTGAGAAGTTATTGTCTTAATACGTAAGCTCGAAAAAAATCACTTTCTACTTATATACTAACCGACACAATTTTTGTACAATTCCAAAGCAATGAGTGATGCTTGTTTAGGCATATTATTTATACTAAATACACCAAGCGTTCTCTTAAGGTTCTTATAACATGGACTATCTGgatagtacagtcaagtgcaaaaatacgtatcgaaataatcgcctcataaatatggtactacgctcttattacaccggactaagatgctataggacatattttgagtaagatgtgtacacccatatttttacacttgactgtacttatttGGTTACCGCCAATACCTATTTAATGTCATTACTGGGTGCAACGCGAATGATTTGAAATCAGTCTTCCGCGAACACGTGAAGTGCAATCTGGCAGAATCGTCACAAAAAAGGTAAGATAGTGATATTTATTCGCATTATACCCAGTGAATTAACCCTTAGATGCATATCAGAGTGCATAACCTCGCCGTTAAACTTTGGTATGGCGTAATTGTAGTAGTAAGCATCTTTGTATTGTTACctattagaaataaataaaaaaaaatggtaccaAAAACGATGCCATCGAAATGACACAACTAGACATCAGATTTACGTCAATATGAGACTTTTTCATACTATATCAAAGTTCAAAATTGATGTCAATCTGATATCAGGTGTGTCATTTCAATAGTATCGTTTTTGAAACCATatacatttaagggttaaatatgtGTAGGTTTAGATTagagtaacataattatgtgtatATGATACCATGATACCTAACCGGCTGTTTGGACGGCACTGACCCCAGATATATGTCCACTAGCAGTCTACTTGGCGGGCTTGTGTCGCACGATAACTGGCCCGACGTTGTCCCCGGTGCTCAAGTTGTGGTTGCCGTGGGAGCCATCGCAGTATGGCCACTGAAACAggttacattatttattagaGCGGGTCAAATTTTTAACACGagaaataattgaaaaaattgtatgaaaacgGGTTTTCGCTCCTAATTTTGATACATCAATTAATGTAAcgcaaaacaaaaataacaaggTGTAATTCATTACATAAAATTCCAAatctagttgtcaaagcggaccccaggctctcatgagccgtggcgaatactggggtaacgcaaggaggatgatgacatataagggcattttcagaatttcggACTCCCCAATTGGCGTAAGTtgttttgttaacaaaaattaactcactgtcagttttgtgacgataaattaagcatgaaatttctatacaaatattgtttttatgtcaattacataaactttaagcaacAATCTACATTcacaatgtgaaaaaagtaaatttttagacagattttatgcttaattgtcgtcactaaactgacagcgagtaaatttttgttaacaacttatacgctaattggggtgtcccaaattctgaaaacgcCCATAAATCCAGAGAAAAACGAGTGCTAAGTACGTTTCGTATATGTAATATATGTAATAATCCACACGGGCTAAAGAGCTTTGAGGGGCGCTTAATCTCCTCGCGCGGCAAACGGTGAGCAGCCTGCATCGTCCGAGGCACGCTTACATTATGCGTTTGCCGCGCGAGCGAATTACAAGCGACGCTGCTCTCTCTGTGTGGTGTGGAACCGGCTAATATTGTAAAATTCCTAGGCATGTTTCATATTTCACACATAATGGATATCAAAAACCTTGACTGAATTTGATGCTCCAGATAATCACTAGACTGGAAAATGAGGTATAATTACACTTTAAACGTTATGGCCCTACAATGTAGGCTTCACGCAAACATCGTAGAGAATTGAAAGCGCGTGGCGTCCATGGCGAGCGAAATGGAAAATTAATACAACTATCTTTGGCCGTCATGTATAAGTAAGGTTTAATAAGGCAAACATTTCCCAAAATGGGGCACAGGAAACCCCAGGTGGTTTGCCAGTTAGGGTACCAGTGATTCTCCGGACAAACTGAATCCTCCTCCATCTATGGTTTTTTTCATAGAATTTGATGTATTTTAGCAATTGTTTATAGCATTTAAAAAGGTGTATGAAAATTCCGTTCTTTGTCCAtcatttttacaataaattcAAAAAATTAAACATCATAGCTACTTATgattaaaatacaattaatcaattaaataatttacatcaaataggctacttgacctttttttaaagtctattttatattatttattactgtccaattaaccgaaaaaaaatactaccatattttattacgacttgaaaaccacaaagaacgtttataaagtttactttaacttaattaggcaaaaacatcattagcaatgttaatctatagattgtgtgcgcatgacgtaaatcgaattaaactcaaaattttctgacatgtAAGTTATGAGGcattaagttaggttctatgacgtcactacacgtctgacagcgttttcggtggccaatgttaaaaaaatattacacacatttttaatcgaaaatacgtagccaccatacacttttaatacccaaaatctataaaaattggtttcttatgtcaaatactacaggaaacaataatttcttgtgccaaattcgataagagtctagtagcctattgtgtaaaaatatttcCAATTACGCAATCCAGGGAGGAAATACTGAACACATGAACAGTCAGCGAACTATTACCTACAGATCAAAATGTGTATGatacaatgtaaaaaataatttccatGAAAATAATAAGAGTGTAATGAGTACTTGGCCCTTACATTCTTGGTCTTCCAGCACCGACACAGCACAGCCTTCTCCGTGATGTCCTCAATGTCGACAAAGTCCACTACCTTGTCAATGTCCTTCCTCACGCAGTGGTTCACATGGCCGTTGCCGCCGGCCTGCGCTTTCTTGATGGTCTGGTATGAGTAGTAGGAGATGCCACCAATCACAAGTGTCGGAGGGACCAAGGCTAGCCAGTCTTTCACtggaaataatataatgattagtCAAATATGGGTTAGCTAAGgataagacaaaaaaaatcaatactACTATTGAATATATTATGATAAACATGTCTAGGTTAGGACACAGTGATAATATTTTAACTTGCGTTGCAAAGGATTGGGGTACTTCAAGCAACAATACTTTAAAATCTCATATTTTTGAATTGGAATTGATATAGTAGtcataacttaaccacaaaattaaaattttgaaaaaaacccccgactgcgacattcTGCGACAGAACACTCTttacttactcagctttcagacaaaaaaactaaattcaaatcggttcatccattcgggagctacgatgccacagacacatcacacagacagacagacacgtcaaacttataacaccccatcgtttttgcgtgaGGGTTAATTATGAAAGTTTAGGGAACTATCCTAACTTTTTGAGAATTTCTGTGCATATCTGAATTTATAATTTGTGCATGCCTGTAAAGGTGTTAAACTACAACACATTGAGTAGCAAAATTACATGACACATTGCTTAACAAGTGATTGTCATGCGCTACAAAGGTGACCTACTTAACAACTTTGATTTGGTGGTGATGAATGTATCATTACTTAGTAACACAATGAGAACATAGCTGATTACATAACAACATGTATACATTAATTAACTGCTAAAAGACAGTGCATTCTAACAATTAAATTTCAGTGATAAATAAGTTTGTTAACACTTTTTATTACTGATTGTTAATGTTGTTAACAACTTAATTGCTTACATTATTAATTGAGATAACATGCAACGATTATTTATTTAGGACTCAAACGTAAACGATTGCAAAAGTATGTCATGTTCGGAACTAGAAAACTACGATTATGATTTATCTTAAGTTGCCTCGCGTTGGAGTTGTAATAAAGAGATTTTCCCAAACCATTGACGggattaacattttttaaactaaaataattgaaattattatttaaaacgaaAGACATCTTACCTCCGAGACGGAACCAACCACCGACTGAATCGGGAATCGGCAGTCCTGCTAAGTAATTCGGGATAGTAACTTTGACCAAATTCGAcactaaatacatttttattatattattttaatgatttatcaaataattaaagtaatgaaGATGTTAATTATTACGCAAACAATTTAATAGTTGTATGGAATCAAGATCGGATGATAACGCGCTCTGGTGACAAATGTCAATGCTGTGCTGACATACGTCACAAATGACGTATCGTATTGCTTCTGCGTAGTGAGGAGACAAGATAAATGGTATTTAGGGGTTCCGTACCTagaacggaaccctaataatgtAGACTCAGACGCACCCACTTGGTCAGTAACCCAAGGCGCGAAATAAAAAAGGTACATAATGGCAGACTTAATACCTTAAGGCATTCCCTACCTtattgttgatttttttttgtataggatttttattattttaggaaaaagtTTAGGGAAATGCCTGAAAACGTTTAACAAATTAACAATGTGTGAAATGCAAACAAACTGAAATTTGATAAAACGGAAAATGACTTCTGCTCGGAGCCTATGATgtttaaaataatactttcactGCTTTCACCCATAATTTAGTTTCAagtaaataaaacttaaaaactgtagaaaatatttttatttataaaacacagtatacattgtatacataatacaatgtAGGAACAGGAATGTAATCGTAATTATTTGCACCACGTTATATCACATATTATAAACCTTAacaaaataaattcaaattgTTCACTATCTCATATTGATTCatactaaaaatgtttattatttattaataatactatgttttggaaaaataatactttttctTATAAagagcaataaaattgtactTTTACAAATAAGAAACTAATAATAGAGTTGGTATAGTTGTCTACAAATTGAACAAGAGCATTAAGCTTATAATAAGATTCACAGGCAAGAATTGTGCAGTGATAACTTTATTGCTATAGAAATTATAATAAATGGTAACTACTTTTTACTAAGTAATATACATCttatgtatattaaataatcacATCACATATCACCCAGCGTTGAATAGCTTATTATTATTGTGCTaatatacaataataaaattgctAGCTAGGATTAATACAAAATTACTTGTTTTCCTCTGGTTTGACTCTGCGGATAACAACAGGGCCAGTGTTGTCTCCTGTAGCTCGGTTGTGAGGCCCATGGGCACCATCACAGAGAGGCCACTGTAAAAAAAtggttatttttattgtattggGTAGGGtaagtacataaaataacaGTCCTTCATGGTAATGCTATCTGATAATGTTATCACAATAAAGCATATACATTGTGTACAGTTTTGTTATGTAATGTAACTAACGTAATATTTTCATGAATCATATAATTGGGTCACaagggcggatccagcttcATACTCAAGGGGGAGGGAGTGGGGGGTATTTGTCATGTGGTCAATTTGTATGGCCAATCTAAGTAAGTTTATTATGGTTTGTGACAAACAGTAttcagtaaaaaaatgtgtcttttaatatttaaataagtaatacCAATACCAACATTAAATAAGAACTTACTTTTTTACTCTTCCAGCATCTGCATAGTGACATTTTCTCACCAATGTCTTCAATTTCAACAAAGTCTACAACTTTCTTCTCATCTAATCTTATCATTGTGTTGATTCGTCCGAAGGCCCTTGCTTGCTTTATAGTTTGATATGAGTAATAACTGATGCCACCAATCACAATTGTAGGTGGAATCAGGGCAAGCCAATCTTtgactgaaataaaaatatatatgtatgtgtgtatttcATACTCATTCGCTACTTTCATATTGCtcacatttctttttttaataaaaaaatatctttgggCCTCGAATTTTTTATCATGTGTATTAGTATTGTACCAGAGCAGTTGAAATTAAATAGCTAAATAATGCACTACAATTTAGCATTCACTATAATGTCCTTTTTATGTTAAGTACTTATGTTGAAGTTGAGTTTTAAAAGTTTGATTAAATGAGATCAAAGCTCTATCTAATCTTATATGTTTAATCAAGGTCAACAACTAGAAGTAGGACAATTAGACCATTACAAGGTTCAGCATAAATTGTCACGACTCTTGATATACCGTTAGTCATGAGATAAAATTGCTTCTACgaataaggaaaaaaaaacactttgtcTCACCTCCTAAACGGAACCACCCGCCGAATGAATCTGGTATAGGTAGTCCAGCTAAATAGTTTGGTACAGTAACTTTCACAAAATTTGATACGATATACATCTTTACAAAAGAAAGTATTAATAAAAGTTTTAAACTTTCAAATTGCCCACAGTTTCGACAAGCGTACGCTTAAGCGCAGGCGCACGAGTCGTACGACTGAGTCGACTCAGTCCACCTAACTTATCAATCGATTTCGTTTGACAGCTGACAGCTCGCAAATATCAAGTTTTCATTCGACACTCGACTCGATGCTTCGTTGGTTTCGTTGAAAAAATGATTGTCGaagtgaaataaaatacattataataaggccgtgatatttttatttttattttttttatttaagccATTTAATTCCTTAATAATTTAAACTTGATTATAAATACATTAGTCATCATTAAAACATTAAACACTCTATCGTTAcatcaataaattaaataaaaaaaaaaaaaaaggccgtGATATAGAATTAACTAATCTACTAAGTTCCTAACCTCTGGCTTCTCCGCTATCGGATTCCGCCATTGCGCTATTGCAACTTGTGAGAAAGGCTATTTGTAATAGAATAAGTCAATTGTAAGACAATAAAACTGTATGTTGATTTTTACGGAGCGACATGTTCACTTCGGTGACAAGCTcttaaataaagattaaaaaaaaaaaaaaaaaaagttcctaACCAAAATCAAAGCCAAAATGAAAAACttaatataacaaaaaaaaaatccctcTACTGGCAACAGTGGCAACAATCCTAGTAGTTCCAAGCTGTTCGAGGATCATGAAATAACGCTTCGTTGCGATTAAATAATTGAGACGATGAATGTTTAGTTGAGAGTGAATGAAATATTGTAAACTATCTGTCTCCTTCGCTTTGGTTGGTTGGTTGCAAAGAGTATTATTAGTATATAGAGAAAGAGTGGCAACTCTATGGTCAAATGTGCATGTATGGAACGTGCTGCCTCTAGTCACTGGAGTTCGAACTAAAATTGACATTTCACACGTACACGCTGTCTATGTGTGCGTACGTGTGCAAATACGCATACAGCTGTGTGCGTTTAGTATCATTTATAGGCGTAGACTGTGTGCGTGTCTTGGATTATTTGAATTGTGATCTAACGAGTTTGTAAGCAATGTTTCCGCCGATTTATgacaatgtttaaaaataaacaacagATCACAATTCAAATAATCTATCTAGCATTGATAATTGAAATAAAAGTTTAATAATGTTGTAAATCACTTTACTGattaaaacaagatacaatagttttttttactcATGTTGAAACACCAAAAACAACAGTTGAAAACAAGTAAAACTTCACGGAAATAAATAACAGTAACAAATAACCAAGAACTTCGAGGAAAAACTTCGAAATTCGCGTAAACATCTAAACTTTGAAGAGCCACAGTTCacaatgaaattaataatttgaaatttgaCAAGTCTGACAATCTGAGCAACATGGCTGCCTATTTAGTTCGATCGCTTGTCCCTAGGAGCGCTGTCGGCAAAGAAAATTGTTGCCAGCTTAAGTGTG is part of the Leguminivora glycinivorella isolate SPB_JAAS2020 chromosome 3, LegGlyc_1.1, whole genome shotgun sequence genome and harbors:
- the LOC125242602 gene encoding CDGSH iron-sulfur domain-containing protein 2 homolog yields the protein MYIVSNFVKVTVPNYLAGLPIPDSFGGWFRLGVKDWLALIPPTIVIGGISYYSYQTIKQARAFGRINTMIRLDEKKVVDFVEIEDIGEKMSLCRCWKSKKWPLCDGAHGPHNRATGDNTGPVVIRRVKPEENK
- the LOC125242603 gene encoding CDGSH iron-sulfur domain-containing protein 2 homolog yields the protein MYLVSNLVKVTIPNYLAGLPIPDSVGGWFRLGVKDWLALVPPTLVIGGISYYSYQTIKKAQAGGNGHVNHCVRKDIDKVVDFVDIEDITEKAVLCRCWKTKNWPYCDGSHGNHNLSTGDNVGPVIVRHKPAK